The genomic region ATAATTCCGGAAACGGTTAGAAGGATACTCTCCTCTAAGGGAATCAAGGTAAAACAATACTTGACTCTCTACACGCAGGATGCATGGAAAGGAAAAGAGAGTCAGCTAAGGGCTTTCCCGAACCCAGAGGAGGCCAGGAAGTATACTGGTTGGCCACTAATACGTGTCCCGGATCCCTATGGCGAGCTAAGCAGTTGGGTTGAGAGATTCTGGCTAGACTTCGGCCCCTACTTGCACGAGTTTACTGACGGCCAAATAGAGGTCGTGTCAACAACCGACATGTATAGAGGCAAGCTAAAAGAGTTCGTGAAAGAGGTTTTGCGTAGACGAGACGAGGTGCGCAAGGTCATCAACAAGTATCGGGGGAGAAAGCCTTACCCCGAAGGCTGGATACCCTTTGAGCCAATATGTTCGCGGTGCGGAAGAATAGATACAACTGAAGCTACGGAAATTGATATGGATAATGAGAAGGTAAAGTATCAGTGCAAGCACTGCGGTAATGTTGGCTGGGCGCCGATAACAGAGGGGAAGCTGAATTGGAGAATAGAATGGGTTGGTGTGTGGTGGTTCCTCGGCGTAGACTTTGAACCATATGGAAAGGATCATGCTACACCGGGTGGAAGCCGAGATAGTGCCAACGAGCTTGCGCAGCTCTTTAAAGTTGAGCCACCAGAGGGCATTCCATATGAATGGGTAGCGCTGCGCAAGCCCAACGGCGAAGAAGCAGACATGAGTAGCAGTGATTTCGTAGGATTTACTCCTCGTGAATGGATCGAGGTTGCTCACCCAGAAGTGCTCAGATTCCTAATGCTCAGGACGCCGCCGATGAGGAAGATAAGCCTAGGATTACACGAAGTACCAAACTACTATAGCCTCTACTACAAGGCCGAACGAATATACTATGGGGTTGAGACCACCGGGCGTCCCGAAGAAGAACTATTGCTGAAGAGAAGCTATGAGCTAAGTTATGTACGCGAGCAGCCTCCAGACAGCATGCCTGCTCAGCCACCCTATACGCATGTAGCCATACTAGCACAAATATTGCCTGAGGACACCTGGGAAAAGGAGGCAATTAAGCGCCTACAGCACAGCGGCCATATGCCCGAGAAACCATCATCTTTCGATATTAGGAGACTGTTAACACTTCTACCTCGTGCGAAGAAATGGGCTCAGCTCTATGCCCCAGAGTATATGAAGGTTAGGATTTTAGAGCAATTGGATGAGAACATTGCCAAGAAGATACCTAAGCCTTATCGTGAGAAGCTACAACGTTTAGGTGAAGTGCTCGAGGCGCTTGAGGAATGGGATGAGGAGAGAATAAAGGAAAAGCTTATAGAGTTTACGCGGGACTGGGACAATAAGACGAGAAGAGAGTTCTATAAATACTTCTACATAGTGCTTACCGGTAAAGAGAGCGGGCCAAGAGCTGCGCCTCTGTTAGCTCTGCTGGACAAAAACTTTGTAATAGATCGTTTAAAGAGTATCAAGTAAATCATAATGTATTGTGGTTACATAAATAAGACCAATTGATTTACTTTTAAATAAGTATTGATAACATCTTCTATATCAATACTTATCCCCCGTTACTGATTTTAAGAATCAATAGACCAATAATATTCCTGGAGCCTTCTGAGGAGGTGCCTCTTTGTGGAACCCGGCTTATTAGCAGACACATTCTATAGGAAGGTCTTAATGGCAAAGCAAGTTCCTTACGAATTCGACCCGCAAAGGCTTCGTTGTGTCCTTAAGTGCATATTCTCGCTAAGCGAGGAAGAGGCCCAAGTACTAGCCTATCTCATAACTAATGAGCGTGGGGGTATAGCTAAGGATATAGCGAATGACCTTGGCAGGAACCCGGAGGTAGTTAGGCGCGCTCTTCGCAGCCTATATGCACGCTCACTTGTAATTCGTAGACCGTATCCTCTGAGAAGGGGTGGCCGCGCTTACCTTTACCAAGCACCCCTAGAACTTGTAAAGAATATTGCAGGAATTTGTGAGAAAATAGCTATGCTTGAAAAAACTGTTACGCGGAAAACATAGACAAGCATTTCAACCCTAATGCTGAGCCCGGCTTACGAGGCGAGCCAGAACATAGCAAAATAGCGCCTTGAGTTAAAGTAGCGCGTTTTTAACTCTCTATCTTTGATCCTTTTCTCAACTGTATTAGGGCTAATTCCTAGTGCGTCAAATCTGTTGCTTGCGATTATGAAGCTATTCATGTACGCAAATGATGGAACCCATGCAACGTATTCGTAGACGTATTTGAATACTTTCTTAGCGGATTCGTATACTTGTTTAAATTCTTTTGGAAATAGTGACGAGCAGCCAGCTTGTGTTACTAACACACCGTCATTGCTGAGGACTTTGCTGAGCAGTTTAAATGCGTCCACGTTATAGAGATGTGCAGCTATTTCGGAGCCGTAGGGATCAGTTAGATCCATTATGATTACGTCGAATTTCTCTCCTTTTGAGGCTGCTTCTTCAACGTATTTAAAGCCATCCATTACGACTATTTCTGACCTCCTATCCTCAAAAGCACCTTGATGCCATTCAGGCAAGTATTTTTTGGAAACCTCAATGACCTCTTTATCAATGTCAACCATTACTGCTCTCTGGACTGTGTTATGCCTTAAGACTTCTCGTAAGGTTGCGCCCTCTCCTCCGCCGAGTACGAGTACGTGTTCAGGGCTTGGATGGAGTATCATTGATGGATGAACCAGTGCTTCGTGGTATATGTATTCGTCGTACTCGGTGCTCTGTATTAGACCGTCAAGTATGAGCGACTTGCCAAATTCCTTGAGCTTGGCTATGATTATCTCTTGGTACTTCGACTTTGTCTTATATATTATGTCCTCGATATAGTAGATGGTTGATAGGGGGCCGCTATACTGGTAGAGTAGGAGCACGTCCTTTAGCTGATGCATTGCTTCACCCCGGTTTCTTAGCGACTATGGTACAAAATATGGGTTCAGCCGAGGGTACTTAGTTCATCGGTTTCCCTCTGGCCCTAAAGGCCCTCATCATTACTCCTGGTCTTGAATAATGGCTAGTAACCCTGGATTCAAAACTTTGGATTCGTGTATTGTCGGCTCTTTCGTGTAACCATAAGTTAAAACCTGCCCAGAAAATACTTGTGTTGCCGGATTCCGGGCAATGAGTGAGCACGACGTAGTTGTAGTAGGTGGCGGGCATAGCGGTGTCTTGGCTGCAGGCATACTAGCGATGCATGGCCTAGACGTAGTTCTTGTCGAGAGGAACTACAGTCTAGGTGGCCTTGCTGGGCAGAAATATGTGGGTGGGTTGCCTTCGTCGCGCTATGCATACGTTATAGGACTTGTTCCTCAAGAACTTATGAGAGAATTCCCGGAGGCTTTTCCGAGAACAGAATATGCTGATCCTAGTTGGGTTGCTTTAGCGCCCGATGAGAGTATAGAGTTTCGCTGGTGGAGTAAAAAAGATAAGCTTAGAGTAGAGCTAAGTGAGCGCGGTATTGAGCCAAGCATTTTAGATCTTATAGCGGAGTTCTGGAAATGCTACAAGTCTAAGGGGCTATACTTTACGCCCTCAGCGCCAAGCCTTAACTATAGCATAGAGGTACTTGAGTCAGACAAAGCTTGCAAAGATGTCGTCGACGTATTGGAGCATA from Pyrofollis japonicus harbors:
- the lysS gene encoding lysine--tRNA ligase, which gives rise to MHWIDALAKWLEEKLKKRGKEVYVFNGGLSVSGLQHVGRLRGEVIIPETVRRILSSKGIKVKQYLTLYTQDAWKGKESQLRAFPNPEEARKYTGWPLIRVPDPYGELSSWVERFWLDFGPYLHEFTDGQIEVVSTTDMYRGKLKEFVKEVLRRRDEVRKVINKYRGRKPYPEGWIPFEPICSRCGRIDTTEATEIDMDNEKVKYQCKHCGNVGWAPITEGKLNWRIEWVGVWWFLGVDFEPYGKDHATPGGSRDSANELAQLFKVEPPEGIPYEWVALRKPNGEEADMSSSDFVGFTPREWIEVAHPEVLRFLMLRTPPMRKISLGLHEVPNYYSLYYKAERIYYGVETTGRPEEELLLKRSYELSYVREQPPDSMPAQPPYTHVAILAQILPEDTWEKEAIKRLQHSGHMPEKPSSFDIRRLLTLLPRAKKWAQLYAPEYMKVRILEQLDENIAKKIPKPYREKLQRLGEVLEALEEWDEERIKEKLIEFTRDWDNKTRREFYKYFYIVLTGKESGPRAAPLLALLDKNFVIDRLKSIK
- the speE gene encoding polyamine aminopropyltransferase, which codes for MHQLKDVLLLYQYSGPLSTIYYIEDIIYKTKSKYQEIIIAKLKEFGKSLILDGLIQSTEYDEYIYHEALVHPSMILHPSPEHVLVLGGGEGATLREVLRHNTVQRAVMVDIDKEVIEVSKKYLPEWHQGAFEDRRSEIVVMDGFKYVEEAASKGEKFDVIIMDLTDPYGSEIAAHLYNVDAFKLLSKVLSNDGVLVTQAGCSSLFPKEFKQVYESAKKVFKYVYEYVAWVPSFAYMNSFIIASNRFDALGISPNTVEKRIKDRELKTRYFNSRRYFAMFWLAS
- a CDS encoding helix-turn-helix domain-containing protein, producing the protein MEPGLLADTFYRKVLMAKQVPYEFDPQRLRCVLKCIFSLSEEEAQVLAYLITNERGGIAKDIANDLGRNPEVVRRALRSLYARSLVIRRPYPLRRGGRAYLYQAPLELVKNIAGICEKIAMLEKTVTRKT